Proteins found in one Strigops habroptila isolate Jane chromosome 21, bStrHab1.2.pri, whole genome shotgun sequence genomic segment:
- the LOC115618558 gene encoding pulmonary surfactant-associated protein C-like isoform X1: MPGKGSRRFHPSSPPQQTEHKWYLGSSNLLPSTRDPINAPGSGWQRDRSRMEKEGEMDGSSKEALMEEAPPRYTASPLLPGIPPQLKSLLMAAVVMVILMVVIVTFLLLGLHITETHAEAVLRMTIHGLDGEGTPQHLSLSKKERTGTFAVWDGLNASAVVVYDYSKLLVGYRSWRHRACYITRMERDNIPGLDTVTESFQRRQAEMKEDGDKAMPLADRSILGTTVNILCSTVPVYWA; encoded by the exons ATGCCGGGAAAGGGCTCTCGGAGGTTTCATCCCTCCTCCCCGCCTCAGCAAACAGAGCACAAGTGGTACCTTGGCAGCTCCAACCTCCTCCCATCCACCCGGGATCCTATAAATGCCCCCGGCTCCGGCTGGCAAAGAGACAGGAGCCGCATGGAGAAGGAGGGCGAGATGGACGGCAGCTCCAAAGAGGCGCTGATGGAGGAGGCACCTCCG AGGTACACGGCCTCCCCGCTCCTGCCCGGCATCCCCCCCCAGCTCAAGAGCCTGCTGATGGCAGCGGTGGTGATGGTCATCCTCATGGTGGTCATCgtcaccttcctcctgctggggctgcacaTCACCGAGACACACGCCGAAGCG GTCTTGCGGATGACCATCCATGGGCTGGATGGTGAAGGGAccccccagcacctctcccTCAGCAAGAAGGAACGGACCGGGACATTCGCCGTGTGGGACGGGCTCAACGCCTCCGCCGTGGTGGTGTATGACTACAGCAAG CTGCTGGTCGGCTACAGGTCCTGGCGCCACCGCGCCTGCTACATCACCCGCATGGAAAGGGACAACATCCCGGGGCTGGACACCGTCACCGAGAGCTTCCAGCGGCGGCAG GCTGAGATGAAGGAGGATGGGGACAAAGCCATGCCCCTGGCCGACCGCTCCATCCTGGGTACCACCGTTAACATCCTCTGCAGCACCGTCCCTGTGTACTGGGCATAG
- the LOC115618558 gene encoding pulmonary surfactant-associated protein C-like isoform X2: MPGKGSRRFHPSSPPQQTEHKWYLGSSNLLPSTRDPINAPGSGWQRDRSRMEKEGEMDGSSKEALMEEAPPRYTASPLLPGIPPQLKSLLMAAVVMVILMVVIVTFLLLGLHITETHAEAVLRMTIHGLDGEGTPQHLSLSKKERTGTFAVWDGLNASAVVVYDYSKVLAPPRLLHHPHGKGQHPGAGHRHRELPAAAG, translated from the exons ATGCCGGGAAAGGGCTCTCGGAGGTTTCATCCCTCCTCCCCGCCTCAGCAAACAGAGCACAAGTGGTACCTTGGCAGCTCCAACCTCCTCCCATCCACCCGGGATCCTATAAATGCCCCCGGCTCCGGCTGGCAAAGAGACAGGAGCCGCATGGAGAAGGAGGGCGAGATGGACGGCAGCTCCAAAGAGGCGCTGATGGAGGAGGCACCTCCG AGGTACACGGCCTCCCCGCTCCTGCCCGGCATCCCCCCCCAGCTCAAGAGCCTGCTGATGGCAGCGGTGGTGATGGTCATCCTCATGGTGGTCATCgtcaccttcctcctgctggggctgcacaTCACCGAGACACACGCCGAAGCG GTCTTGCGGATGACCATCCATGGGCTGGATGGTGAAGGGAccccccagcacctctcccTCAGCAAGAAGGAACGGACCGGGACATTCGCCGTGTGGGACGGGCTCAACGCCTCCGCCGTGGTGGTGTATGACTACAGCAAG GTCCTGGCGCCACCGCGCCTGCTACATCACCCGCATGGAAAGGGACAACATCCCGGGGCTGGACACCGTCACCGAGAGCTTCCAGCGGCGGCAG GCTGA
- the LGI3 gene encoding leucine-rich repeat LGI family member 3, which yields MELRRGRRMLRDRLPALLLLLLASAWLWQPAEGRRPPRPPPCPPSCSCTQDTAFCVDSKAVPRNLPPEVISLTMVNAAFTEIREAAFAHIPSLQFLLLNSNKFTLIGDNAFAGLSHLQYLFIENNDIQALSKATFRGLKSLTHLSLANNNLQTLPRDLFKPLDILSDLDLRGNTLACDCQIKWLVEWLESTNTTVPAVFCSSPGHFEGQRIQDLVLGDFQCITTDFVVHQVLPFQSVSAEPFTYASDLYVALAQPGASSCAILKWDYVERKLRDFDHIPAHSAVHCKPIVAQEQLYVVVAQLFGGSYIYRWDTTVDKFIKIQDIDSQKIRKPNDIEAFQIEGEWYFVIADSSKAGSTSLYRLNQNGFYSHQALHAWHRDTDVEYVENDDKPRLIVASSSQAPVIYQWNRAQKQFAPQGEVGEMLDVQMVKHFRVKRDQFLCLSRYIGDSKVVRWEGQRFVELQTLPSRGSMVMQPFSVGQRQYLALGSDFSFTHVYLWEEEKQKFAKFQELLVQAPRAFRSVLAADVQLLLAPSFKAKTLVYRHVVVDLSL from the exons ATGGAGCTGCGGCGcgggaggaggatgctgagggACCGGCTCCccgctctcctcctcctcctcctggcctCGGCCTGGCTCTGGCAGCCCGCGGAGGGTCGGCggccgccccggccccccccgtgccccccgaGCTGCTCCTGCACCCAGGACACAGCGTTCTGTGTGGATTCCAAAGCCGTGCCCAGGAACCTGCCCCCCGAGGTCATCTCGCT GACGATGGTGAACGCGGCATTCACGGAGATCCGGGAGGCAGCGTTCGCACACATCCCCTCGCTGCAGTTCCT CCTGCTCAACTCCAACAAGTTCACACTGATTGGGGACAACGCCTTCGCCGGCCTCTCGCACCTCCAGTACCT GTTCATTGAGAACAATGACATCCAGGCGCTCTCAAAGGCCACTTTTCGTGGGCTCAAGTCCCTGACCCACTT GTCTTTGGCCAACAACAACCTACAGACGCTGCCCCGGGACCTCTTCAAGCCACTGGACATCCTGAGTGACCT GGACCTCCGTGGCAACACGCTGGCCTGTGACTGCCAGATCAAGTGGCTGGtggagtggctggagagcacCAACACCACGGTCCCCGCCGTGTTCTGCAGCAGCCCCGGGCACTTTGAGGGGCAGCGCATCCAGGACCTGGTGCTCGGGGACTTCCAGTGCATCACCACGG ACTTCGTGGTGCACCAGGTCCTGCCCTTCCAGTCGGTGTCGGCCGAGCCCTTCACCTACGCCAGTGACCTGTACGTGGCTCTGGCACAGCCCGGTGCCAGCAGCTGTGCCATCCTCAAGTGGGACTATGTGGAGCGCAAGCTGCGAGACTTTGACCACATCCCGG CTCACTCCGCAGTGCACTGCAAGCCCATCGTGGCGCAGGAGCAGCTGTACGTGGTGGTGGCCCAGCTCTTCGGTGGCTCCTACATCTACCGCTGGGACACCACCGTGGACAAGTTCATCAAGATCCAGGACATCGACAGCCAGAAGATCCGCAAGCCCAATGACATCGAAGCCTTCCAGATTGAGGGGGAGTGGTACTTCGTGATCGCCGATAGCTCCAAAGCAGGCTCCACCAGCCTCTACCGCCTCAACCAGAACGGCTTCTACTCCCACCAGGCGCTGCACGCCTGGCACCGCGACACCGACGTGGAGTACGTGGAGAACGATGACAAACCCCGGCTCATCGTcgccagcagctcccaggcgCCCGTCATCTACCAGTGGAACCGGGCGCAGAAGCAGTTCGCGCCGCAGGGGGAGGTGGGCGAGATGCTGGACGTGCAGATGGTGAAGCACTTCAGGGTGAAGCGGGACCAGTTCCTCTGCCTCAGCCGCTACATCGGTGACTCCAAGGTGGTGCGCTGGGAAGGGCAGCGCTTCGTGGAGCTGCAGACACTGCCGTCCCGTGGCTCCATGGTGATGCAGCCCTTCTCTGTGGGGCAGCGGCAGTACCTGGCCCTGGGCAGTGACTTCTCCTTCACCCACGTCTACctgtgggaagaggaaaagcagaaattcgCCAAGtttcaggagctgctggtgcaggcGCCCAGGGCTTTCCGCTCCGTGCTGGCCGCCGAcgtgcagctcctcctggcccCAAGCTTCAAGGCGAAAACGCTGGTCTACCGGCACGTGGTGGTGGACCTCAGCCTCTAG